The DNA segment AGAGGATGACCTGGATTTGGTTGTCCATGTTGGTGATTACATTTACGAAGGTGGAATCAATCTGACTCGACCAAGACAACACAATAGTTCTGAAATTTTCACCTTAGAAGATTATCGCAATCGTCACGCTCTATATAAAACTGATGTCAATTTGCAAGCCACCCATGCAGCTTTCCCTTGGATTACAACTTGGGATGACCATGAAGTGGAAAACAACTACGCCAACTTGATCTCAGAAATTGATACTGAAGCAGACCAAGATCCAGCGATCTTTGCACAACGACGAGCCGTTGCTTATCAGGCTTATTATGAACATATGCCTCTGCGTCCCTTCTCCCGACCAGTCGGCTCTGATATGCAGCTTTACCGTCGGTTAAACTTTGGCAACTTAGCCACATTCAATGTTTTAGACACTCGCCAGTATCGCACCGATCAACCCTGTGGCGATGGTACGAGGACAGGTTGTTTAGACGCGCTTAATACTAATGCCACTATTACGGGTAAAGCTCAAGAAGATTGGCTATTTGACGGACTAGATAAATCTACTGCTAGGTGGAATGTGTTAGCACAGCAAGTTCCCATTGCTCAGAGAGACTTTACACCGGGAGAGGGACAATCTTTCAGCATGGATAAATGGGATGGATATGTGGCTTCCCGCGATCGCTTGATGACTTTTATTGCACAGCGTCAACCTTCTAACCCTATATCGCTAGCAGGTGATGTGCATTCTCACTGGGCAATGGATCTCAAAACCGATTTCAATAACCCAGAATCTGACATATGGGGTAGTGAGTTTGTATGTACTTCCATTAGCTCCGGTGGTGATGGTGCCGATATTACTCCCACAGTACAAGCATACTTACCGGATAATCCCCACATTAAGTTCTACAACGGGCAACGGGGATATGTGCGTTGTACCGTCACTCCTACTACTTGGCGATCAGACTATCTGGTAATGTCAAATGTCTTGACTCCATCTGGAACAATTAGCAATCGAGCTTCATTTGTAGTTGACAACGGTATTCCTGGAGTACGACAAGTAGTTTAGGTTGACTACTCCCCCAAATTCATTCGGGGAGAGTTTGACCTGTCGATGAACTTGTAGCAATAATAACAGAAGCTGTATGGTTATATACTGCCTTTCATTCAGATGCCCACGCAGGGTTTTTTGGTAAGATTCAGGAAACATATTTTTCTAGGGGAGTCACAACGGTACTCCCTATTTTTTTGTCTTCACCATCCTCTCAAAGTTTTGTCCTGCATCCCTTAGAGTTGCCTTGTCACCCTTTAAGATACTTAAATAAATCATCAACTATGGCATTAGCCGATAGAATGCTACCAAAAATCCAGTAACTAGAATCCACACTATAAACTCTCTGATTCTGCGCTACATTCAGCGTCTGCCAAAGACGAGTATTTTGATATTTTTGGAATAACTCTCTAGCACCAGGATCTACTGCTACAAATAAAACATCAGCATCAAGTAAATCTATACGTTCTAGGTTCAACATTATTAAAGTATCATCAGGAGTTTTAATTAACTGACGTTGAGCATTTGGCATAGAAATACCGACTTCTTGCAAAATACTGCCAGGAAATGAAAA comes from the Nostoc sp. PCC 7120 = FACHB-418 genome and includes:
- a CDS encoding alkaline phosphatase D family protein, translated to MVNYHNVQKFLQSRIKRRNLIIGAGAFTGLAIASQFSPQRAIAKSRFPDYPFKLGVASGEPYDTSVVIWTRLAPEPLNGGGMPPVNVPIRWEVATDSNMKRIISRGTVLATPELAHSVRVVVEGLSPHTWYWYRFNVGNEASPIGRTRTAPASGSFSNQLKFALASCQHYEQGYYTAYKYMAEDDLDLVVHVGDYIYEGGINLTRPRQHNSSEIFTLEDYRNRHALYKTDVNLQATHAAFPWITTWDDHEVENNYANLISEIDTEADQDPAIFAQRRAVAYQAYYEHMPLRPFSRPVGSDMQLYRRLNFGNLATFNVLDTRQYRTDQPCGDGTRTGCLDALNTNATITGKAQEDWLFDGLDKSTARWNVLAQQVPIAQRDFTPGEGQSFSMDKWDGYVASRDRLMTFIAQRQPSNPISLAGDVHSHWAMDLKTDFNNPESDIWGSEFVCTSISSGGDGADITPTVQAYLPDNPHIKFYNGQRGYVRCTVTPTTWRSDYLVMSNVLTPSGTISNRASFVVDNGIPGVRQVV